The Penaeus vannamei isolate JL-2024 chromosome 15, ASM4276789v1, whole genome shotgun sequence genomic interval atatatatatgtacatgtatatatatgtatacataaacatacatacacagacacattcacacacacaaaaatgcaagCATGATTCATCTCAACCTGCACCTCATTACTGTAAGTGTTATCAATGAATGAAACAACCTCAAAACTTCCGTGTCTTTCTAAGGTCCTTTAAATGCAAGCACAGGAGAGAGCTCCAGGTGAATTTGCTAAAAAGTCTTAAAAGCTAGTCTGCACTTTACAGCACCACGCCACCTCAAGGGCCCCAATAGCTGTCAGGGTGCTAGTGAACGCGCAAAGTTAAAAACAGAAGGCACCCAGAGTAGTTTCTTGGCATAGTGTTAAGCGAATATCACAATCCTGATATCAGCAAATAGCacagtaagaataatattgaaaaatcatatatttaagagtggagaggggagaggagagaaagctgCCAATAtactataaacaataaaaaaagaagactcACCAGTACTGTTGATTCTGAAAAGTGAAGTAGTAGTTATAACAACCTTTGGAGGCATCTTGTGCAtaaatcttctccctctctttggctTCCTGCATATCTATAAGGTCACCTATGTACTCAACCACAAACTCTCCTTTGGCAaactttcttgttgttattacacCACGACCCTTTGCTCCAAAATGCTTGacctaagaaaaaaacaaacaaatgaaagaatgatgacaatgaactaaaagtatttccatatatttacattttttagaTTTTCAGACACTATCTACTATATcttggaaaaataaaaataaatttcccCTGCCCAATCAACTCAGAAACCAAGAGCCTTACAGTTAACCCTTCTTCAGATCCACTAATTATCCTCTCCTCTATGGCCTTCTGCCGCTCCTGGAGCAGTGTggtctttggctttctctctgaCCTCCTTATGGGGAAGTACTCCGTCATCTGTGTGCTGCGAAGGTTTGATTTGGCTTCGCCATTGGCTTGAGTCTTGGTAGTTGTGGTACTCTTAGCTGGCTTTTCGGGCTTTGCATGTGTAACGGTCCTGGTGGTGTTGCTCTGCACTGGCAGCCTGAAAGGAATTAATAGGGAAACAATGAATTCACCTTATCTTATCTTACTGTCACACCTGCTTCTTGGAACCAAACTGTAAAGAGTCTAGGACACAGTAAATGTCCCACTTACTTTTTCCTAGCCTTTGTAGTCTTCCCATTAAAAGTTAGCTTCTTTGGTGTCAGGGAGAGCTTTAGCTTGGACAAAGCTGAGGATGGGGACAGAGGCGAGTCTAGTCTCAGCCTCTCTTCGTTGAGTGCCTGGATCTTGTGGGGTGTGGGAGGCCCTGTGTGGGGGCTGCTGCCATCCTCTCCTGCTGAGGCTGGAGTGGGTGAGGTAGGGGTGCTGGGGCCCATGGGGGTCGTTGCCGTTGCACCGGCCTGGCTGGGACTTGAGGGGACACTAGCAGAGCTAGGAGCTGTGGGAGAGCTCTGGAGCTGCAACTCTTTCAGGGCCTGGCTGCGGGTACAGACTGTGCGCTTGGGAGGTGTGGTGAAGGCTGTCACCGGATTTGCGCTTTCTGCATGGCCATTCATCATCTTGGTTGGGGTGCTTGGGGCAGAGCTTGGGTGTGTACGACTCAACTGGGCACTACTTAGCTCTGGGTTCATATCACAACTATCACCACCATGTGTTTCGCCTCTGGGCCCCTCTGCATCATCTGCAGCTGGGGGTGACCTGAAACATACAATgaaatttattcttttattgtcattttcataatggCCTCTTACCTCTGGTATCGCAGAACTCAAATCTATATAGACCTGAATAAACATAACATTTTGCATGCATAAAagttcacagacagacacacatgcacaaaaattTTCCACAGTAATCTTTCTGTCATTTTTAAATGATAAAACTCAAGGATACATATTTTTCAGGAAGATAGACAATTTTTGGATATGAAAGGAAAAAGTTTCCATCCCAAACAAATTCACTAGCAACTCAATATCACATCCTCCCAGAATCACTTCCACTTCCTTTTGCGAGACCTGCAAGGGCACCAACCTTGAAGGAGAGAAGTATGTGGTAATCTTGGTTTCCTTCTGTGTTGTGCTTGCAGTGTGACCTAATTTGCCATTGGAGAGGGAACCGTTGACCACTTTTGCCTCTAGTCTCGAGTCCT includes:
- the Set8 gene encoding N-lysine methyltransferase KMT5A-B isoform X2; the protein is MLLSRPRLLFSVELRPDKASGKRRTDRSSKDENAVLSHLDGPKGPKDSRLEAKVVNGSLSNGKLGHTASTTQKETKITTYFSPSRSPPAADDAEGPRGETHGGDSCDMNPELSSAQLSRTHPSSAPSTPTKMMNGHAESANPVTAFTTPPKRTVCTRSQALKELQLQSSPTAPSSASVPSSPSQAGATATTPMGPSTPTSPTPASAGEDGSSPHTGPPTPHKIQALNEERLRLDSPLSPSSALSKLKLSLTPKKLTFNGKTTKARKKLPVQSNTTRTVTHAKPEKPAKSTTTTKTQANGEAKSNLRSTQMTEYFPIRRSERKPKTTLLQERQKAIEERIISGSEEGLTVKHFGAKGRGVITTRKFAKGEFVVEYIGDLIDMQEAKEREKIYAQDASKGCYNYYFTFQNQQYCIDATEESGYLGRLVNHSRNGNLVPKAVEVNGRPHLILLAKHDLEPSIELLYDYGDRSKEALEHHPWLAS
- the Set8 gene encoding N-lysine methyltransferase KMT5A-B isoform X1, coding for MVSHPTSQRNSSPRSSARGNMAKGKRRTDRSSKDENAVLSHLDGPKGPKDSRLEAKVVNGSLSNGKLGHTASTTQKETKITTYFSPSRSPPAADDAEGPRGETHGGDSCDMNPELSSAQLSRTHPSSAPSTPTKMMNGHAESANPVTAFTTPPKRTVCTRSQALKELQLQSSPTAPSSASVPSSPSQAGATATTPMGPSTPTSPTPASAGEDGSSPHTGPPTPHKIQALNEERLRLDSPLSPSSALSKLKLSLTPKKLTFNGKTTKARKKLPVQSNTTRTVTHAKPEKPAKSTTTTKTQANGEAKSNLRSTQMTEYFPIRRSERKPKTTLLQERQKAIEERIISGSEEGLTVKHFGAKGRGVITTRKFAKGEFVVEYIGDLIDMQEAKEREKIYAQDASKGCYNYYFTFQNQQYCIDATEESGYLGRLVNHSRNGNLVPKAVEVNGRPHLILLAKHDLEPSIELLYDYGDRSKEALEHHPWLAS